One Cotesia glomerata isolate CgM1 linkage group LG8, MPM_Cglom_v2.3, whole genome shotgun sequence genomic window carries:
- the LOC123270097 gene encoding uncharacterized protein LOC123270097, which yields MNIIIKTGFQCVTHQIEFQPATVNKGKNLALAEHVRDVEEHRRNNDSYLIKSRIIRQASVHSTPYITSLNINSKRHVTDVQCNCVYNQSKKCKHVAALIYFINNEESASKTSHEQQWGKPSVRQFTKNKYSKGEYFKNIVPHKYTQLHDPQKVSITELKNDSPLKLIIQAQLKENNKHTVRNVMNSLLAQVELNLEKEECAVCIENLLIFQEEYFIYKSEYEMDSKIREFYLKNVQLSEQEIVNLSCQTVKQSSSNNWFKARRLRISASSNVHNIKVLSRKPVEALVSDMLNPSKIDSASTRYGLKMETHAKVKYQELTNCIVKRVGVLVSKFQPWLCASLDGVVTDDGSISKIVEFKCPSSCEKKPIINTIDNSSNVKYLQLIDNKLQLKKTDLYYTQVQVQMYVSGMSVCDFFVYSPVEDGSFLIGVHRDEDFLKTVILKAKNSILNIIYLLYTRP from the exons atgaatattattataaagacCGGATTTCAGTGTGTCACtcatcaaattgaatttcagcCAGCAACAGTGAATAAGGGCAAAAATCTTGCTCTTGCAGAACATGTAAGAGATGTCGAAGAACACAGACGGAATAATGATagctatttaataaaatctcgAATTATTCGACAAGCCTCGGTCCACAGTACACCTTACATCACTTCATTGAAc attaattctAAACGCCATGTGACGGATGTCCAATGTAATTGTGTATATAATCAGAGTAAAAAGTGCAAGCACGTCGCggcgttaatttattttattaacaatgagGAAAGCGCTTCAAAAACCAGTCATGAGCAGCAGTGGGGCAAGCCGAGTGTACGTCAATTcacgaaaaataaatattccaaaggagagtattttaaaaatatagtaCCACACAAATATACCCAATTGCATGATCCTCAAAAAGTTTCAATCActgaattgaaaaatgattCACCCTTAAAACTAATAATACAAGCACAATtgaaagaaaacaataaacaCACAGTGAGAAACGTTATGAATTCGTTATTAGCGCAAGTTGAATTAAATTTGGAGAAAGAAGAATGCGCTGTgtgtattgaaaatttattaattttccaagaggaatattttatttataaaagtgaATATGAAATGGATAGTAAAATACGAGAGTTTTACCTAAAAAATGTGCAATTATCAGAACAGGAAATCGTCAATTTGTCTTGTCAAACAGTTAAACAATCTTCCAGTAATAATTGGTTTAAAGCTCGACGGTTAAGAATTTCCGCAAGTTCTAATGTTCATAATATTAAAGTATTGAGTAGAAAACCAGTTGAAGCTTTAGTTTCAGATATGTTAAACCCTAGTAAAATTGACAGTGCTTCAACCAGATACGGTTTAAAAATGGAAACTCATGCCAAAGTTAAATACCAAGAATTGACAAATTGTATTGTTAAACGTGTTGGAGTATTGGTCAGCAAATTTCAGCCTTGGCTTTGTGCAAGCCTGGATGGCGTTGTCACTGATGATGGCtctatttcaaaaattgtagAATTCAAATGTCCAAGTTCTTGCGAGAAGAAACCAATAATTAATACCATTGATAACTCAAGTAATGTTAAGTATTTACAACTTATTGATAATAAGTTACAACTGAAGAAGACTGATCTTTATTATACACAAGTTCAAGTTCAAATGTATGTCAGTGGAATGAGCGTTTGTGATTTCTTTGTCTATTCACCTGTTGAAGATGGCAGTTTTTTGATTGGAGTTCATAGAGacgaagattttttaaaaactgtgaTTTTAAAAGcgaaaaattctattttgaaCATTATTTACCTGCTTTATACGCGACCTTAA
- the LOC123270404 gene encoding uncharacterized protein LOC123270404 isoform X1 encodes MTQGMMPIIRIIVSNNDNSDVCIYFFGDQADFYRPFIRQHAIIKIVSARSTPLEYEHVLSNDKEINDISLTVLVETKINLNRGSFNIGSPANVVGMPIPLKDVPTHAGKFSLSEVG; translated from the exons ATGACTCAAGGAATGATGCCAataattagaattattgtaagtaataatgataattcggatgtgtgtatatatttttttggagaTCAAGCAGATTTTTATCGCCCATTTATACGTCAGCACGCG atcataaaaattgtaagtgcCAGAAGTACTCCTTTAGAATACGAGCACGTTTTGTCTAATGACAAAGAAATAAATGACATCAGTTTAACTGTGTTGGTGGAGACAAAGATCAATCTAAACCGCGGGAGTTTCAACATCGGATCCCCTGCGAATGTTGTCGGTATGCCGATTCCACTGAAGGACGTGCCTACCCACGCtggaaaattttca ttGTCTGAGGTTGGATAA
- the LOC123270402 gene encoding uncharacterized protein LOC123270402 isoform X2, with translation MTDTSKKDIDFTPSSNDEVDSFTHGDTMVQFTGSVAWIDGMKLLKSKKRIFRFVMTNGTGRRIRFLVWDPLISEYQAKLHEKLVVKFERLKCQNADPNFAQAAEDVAPIELTITGSTTKDYDDSTSVGPRVYEPISIPRVYEEFGVQGFIRDLFEDITFNNNVYGAGSITDGEYRVKVQVRSFSKARDSLKKHTLGVHVEVKGQVNRDKTSAFPYVQCNSMSDVKIVDDKMMSAADVKKGFRTPTNPSPKRIRIEPSTIEEINGPSNSRRVIREEKGHRIRKKNGYL, from the exons ATGACCGACACGTCCAAAAAGGATATTGATTTTACTCCTTCGAGTAATGATGAAGTCGATTCGTTCACTCACGGTGATACTATGGT TCAATTCACAGGCTCGGTGGCATGGATCGACGGCATGAAATTGTTGAAAAGCAAGAAGAGGATCTTTCGCTTTGTTATGACGAATGGAACCGGTCGCAGAATCCGATTCTTGGTTTGGGATCCGTTAATTTCGGAATATCAGGCCAAACTTCATGAAAAATTg GTGGTCAAGTTCGAACGTTTGAAGTGTCAAAATGCTGATCCCAATTTCGCGCAAGCTGCTGAAGACGTTGCCCCAATTGAATTAACGATTACCGGAAGTACAACGAAGGACTATGACGACAGCACGTCTGTAGGACCACGTGTCTATGAGCCGATCAGCATTCCAAGAGTTTATGAAGAATTCG GCGTCCAAGGATTCATAAGAGACCTGTTTGAAGATATAACCTTTAATAACAACGTATACGGTGCCGGATCAATCACTGATGGTGAATATCGGGTAAAAGTCCAAGTGCGCTCATTCTCGAAAGCTCgtgattcattaaaaaaacatacacTTGGCGTACATGTTGAAGTGAAAGGACAAGTCAATAGAGATAAAACAA gtgcATTTCCGTACGTGCAATGTAACTCGATGTCTGATGTAAAAATCGTCGATGACAAAATGATGAGTGCGGCTGATGTTAAAAAGGGATTCCGAACCCCGACTAATCCGTCTCCCAAAAGGATTCGCATTGAACCATCCACGATAGAGGAGATAAACG GTCCATCAAATTCCCGTCGGGTGATCAGAGAGGAGAAAGGGCATAGAATACGAAAAAAGAACGGATATTTATAA
- the LOC123270404 gene encoding uncharacterized protein LOC123270404 isoform X2, with translation MPFANVGNRANVYVCGVIVDIKHKLRVVIENFVNNPTLVVGVYVRIMGEYRPKGPRRASFVSVKNIADVTLEAGVAALPTFQLEKIGLINPH, from the exons ATGCCGTTTGCAAATGTAGGGAACAGAGCCAATGTCTATGTTTGCGGTGTGATCGTAGATATTAAACACAAACTGAGGGTTGTTATTgagaattttgtaaataatccTACTTTGGTTGTCGGTGTATATGTACGGATTATGGGTGAATATCGTCCAAAAG gtcCAAGACGAGCTTCATTTGtttcagttaaaaatataGCTGATGTGACTCTTGAAGCAGGAGTAGCTGCTCTACCAACTTTCCAATTGGAGAAAATTGGTCTTATTAATCCTCATTAA
- the LOC123270402 gene encoding uncharacterized protein LOC123270402 isoform X1, with the protein MTDTSKKDIDFTPSSNDEVDSFTHGDTMVQFTGSVAWIDGMKLLKSKKRIFRFVMTNGTGRRIRFLVWDPLISEYQAKLHEKLVVKFERLKCQNADPNFAQAAEDVAPIELTITGSTTKDYDDSTSVGPRVYEPISIPRVYEEFGIVCVQGFIRDLFEDITFNNNVYGAGSITDGEYRVKVQVRSFSKARDSLKKHTLGVHVEVKGQVNRDKTSAFPYVQCNSMSDVKIVDDKMMSAADVKKGFRTPTNPSPKRIRIEPSTIEEINGPSNSRRVIREEKGHRIRKKNGYL; encoded by the exons ATGACCGACACGTCCAAAAAGGATATTGATTTTACTCCTTCGAGTAATGATGAAGTCGATTCGTTCACTCACGGTGATACTATGGT TCAATTCACAGGCTCGGTGGCATGGATCGACGGCATGAAATTGTTGAAAAGCAAGAAGAGGATCTTTCGCTTTGTTATGACGAATGGAACCGGTCGCAGAATCCGATTCTTGGTTTGGGATCCGTTAATTTCGGAATATCAGGCCAAACTTCATGAAAAATTg GTGGTCAAGTTCGAACGTTTGAAGTGTCAAAATGCTGATCCCAATTTCGCGCAAGCTGCTGAAGACGTTGCCCCAATTGAATTAACGATTACCGGAAGTACAACGAAGGACTATGACGACAGCACGTCTGTAGGACCACGTGTCTATGAGCCGATCAGCATTCCAAGAGTTTATGAAGAATTCGGTATTGTAT GCGTCCAAGGATTCATAAGAGACCTGTTTGAAGATATAACCTTTAATAACAACGTATACGGTGCCGGATCAATCACTGATGGTGAATATCGGGTAAAAGTCCAAGTGCGCTCATTCTCGAAAGCTCgtgattcattaaaaaaacatacacTTGGCGTACATGTTGAAGTGAAAGGACAAGTCAATAGAGATAAAACAA gtgcATTTCCGTACGTGCAATGTAACTCGATGTCTGATGTAAAAATCGTCGATGACAAAATGATGAGTGCGGCTGATGTTAAAAAGGGATTCCGAACCCCGACTAATCCGTCTCCCAAAAGGATTCGCATTGAACCATCCACGATAGAGGAGATAAACG GTCCATCAAATTCCCGTCGGGTGATCAGAGAGGAGAAAGGGCATAGAATACGAAAAAAGAACGGATATTTATAA
- the LOC123270096 gene encoding uncharacterized protein LOC123270096, whose protein sequence is MDENGYPSYQRKNTGKLYSKSNNYSVDNRHVVPYNKELLEMLDCHINVEIVASIQAMKYLFKYLYKGHDAAAINIQNENPNGIIEHDKIQDYIEGRYVGPVEACWRILNKELQNKSHTVIRLPVHLPNRHTITLDPENANDIQNALEKQTMLMDYFALNARDPEARAYSYAQIPEHYVFKKKDAKTKKFSWEPR, encoded by the coding sequence atggaTGAAAATGGTTATCCTTCTTATCAAAGGAAAAATACAGGTAAATTGTATtctaaatcaaataattattcagtAGATAATCGACACGTAGTGCCTTACAACAAAGAACTGTTAGAGATGTTGGATTGTCATATAAATGTAGAAATAGTTGCCAGTATTCAAGCCatgaaatatttgttcaaatACTTATATAAAGGTCATGATGCAGCTGCTATTAACATACAGAATGAAAATCCAAATGGGATAATCGAACACGACAAAATTCAAGATTATATTGAAGGACGATATGTTGGCCCTGTTGAAGCATGCTggagaattttaaataaagaattgCAAAATAAAAGTCATACCGTTATCAGATTACCTGTACATCTACCAAACCGACACACAATTACTTTAGACCCTGAGAATGCAAACGACATCCAAAATGCATTGGAAAAACAAACTATGCTCATGGATTATTTCGCTTTAAATGCGAGAGATCCAGAAGCAAGGGCTTATTCATACGCGCAAATCCCCGAACATtatgtatttaagaaaaaagatgccaaaacaaaaaaatttagttggGAACCACGATAA